A region of Oncorhynchus masou masou isolate Uvic2021 chromosome 29, UVic_Omas_1.1, whole genome shotgun sequence DNA encodes the following proteins:
- the LOC135520741 gene encoding uncharacterized protein LOC135520741 isoform X2, translating to MIIPTTSGSDILWKLNCAYILVGCLLPVVDTHNNNCKVIQHPNYTTTYELPESLPLANCETQWLDENMTVLANDKERDENCTLAQTSHSITVLGCLDRLTYSMDCMLTVAPFWEVQCLTNCSHGPYKPATNRHSNDHVPINQDARNHTVVWVLMGVVGVAVLLLGLKCVCKTWNTTSTQHCSSV from the exons ATGATTATTCCGACAACTTCTGGTTCTGACATTTTGTGGAAACTGAACTGCGCGTACA TCCTAGTGGGGTGTCTGCTGCCTGTTGTAGACACGCACAACAATAATTGTAAGGTGATCCAACATCCTAACTATACAACGACCTATGAACTACCTGAATCTCTGCCTTTGGCCAATTGCGAGACCCAGTGGTTGGATGAAAAC ATGACTGTTCTTGCcaatgacaaagagagagatgaaaactGTACTTTGGCTCAGACCAGTCACTCCATCACTGTCTTAGGCTGCCTGGACAGACTGACCTACTCAATGGACTGCATGCTGACTGTG GCACCATTTTGGGAGGTGCAGTGCCTCA CTAACTGCAGTCATGGACCTTACAAACCTGCCACCAATCGCCACAGTAATGACCATGTCCCCATCAATCAAG ATGCTAGGAACCACACTGTTGTCTGGGTGCTGATGGGTGTGGTTGGAGTCGCCGTGTTACTGCTGGGTTTGAA ATGTGTCTGCAAGACATGGAACACGACGTCGACCCAACACTGTTCCTCAGTGTga